One genomic region from Capra hircus breed San Clemente chromosome 18, ASM170441v1, whole genome shotgun sequence encodes:
- the HSD11B2 gene encoding corticosteroid 11-beta-dehydrogenase isozyme 2, which yields MESWPWPSGGAWLLVAARALLQLLRADLRLGRPLLAALALLAALDWLCQRLLPPLAALAVLAATGWIVLSRLARPQRLPVATRAVLITGCDSGFGNATAKKLDAMGFTVLATVLDLNSPGALELRACCSSRLQLLQMDLTKPADISRVLEFTKVHTASTGLWGLVNNAGQNIFVADAELCPVATFRTCMEVNFFGALEMTKGLLPLLRRSSGRIVTVSSPAGDMPFPCLAAYGTSKAALALLMGNFSCELLPWGVKVSIIQPACFKTESVKDVHQWEERKQQLLATLPQELLQAYGEDYIEHLNGQFLHSLSQALPDLSPVVDAITDALLAAQPRRRYYPGHGLGLIYFIHYYLPEGLRQRFLQSFFISPYVPRALQAGQPGLTSARDIAQDQGPRLDPSPTAQ from the exons ATGGAAAGCTGGCCCTGGCCGTCGGGCGGCGCCTGGCTGCTCGTGGCGGCCCGtgcgctgctgcagctgctgcgcGCAGACCTGCGTCTGGGCCGCCCGCTGCTGGCTGCGCTGGCGCTGCTGGCCGCGCTCGACTGGCTGTGCCAGCGCCTGCTACCCCCGCTGGCCGCACTTGCCGTGTTGGCCGCCACCGGCTGGATCGTGTTGTCCCGCCTGGCGCGCCCGCAGCGCCTGCCCGTGGCGACTCGCGCGGTGCTCATCACCG GCTGTGACTCTGGTTTTGGCAACGCGACGGCCAAGAAGCTTGATGCCATGGGCTTCACAGTGTTGGCCACCGTGTTGGATCTGAATAGCCCTGGCGCCCTAGAGCTGCGTGCCTGCTGTTCTTCTCGTCTGCAGCTGCTGCAGATGGACCTGACCAAGCCAGCAGACATTAGCCGTGTGCTGGAGTTCACCAAGGTCCACACCGCCAGCACTG GTCTGTGGGGCCTGGTCAACAACGCGGGCCAGAACATCTTTGTGGCGGATGCAGAGCTGTGTCCGGTGGCCACTTTCCGCACCTGCATGGAGGTGAACTTCTTTGGTGCACTGGAGATGACCAAAGGCCTCTTGCCACTGCTGCGTCGTTCGAGTGGTCGCATTGTGACCGTAAGCAGCCCAGCAG GAGACATGCCGTTTCCATGCTTGGCTGCCTATGGGACCTCCAAAGCGGCCTTGGCATTGCTCATGGGCAATTTTAGCTGTGAACTTCTGCCCTGGGGTGTCAAGGTCAGCATCATCCAGCCTGCCTGCTTCAAGACAG AGTCAGTGAAGGACGTGCACCAGTGGGAAGAGCGCAAGCAGCAGCTGCTGGCCACCCTGCCGCAAGAGCTGCTGCAGGCCTATGGTGAGGACTACATCGAGCACTTGAATGGGCAGTTCCTGCACTCTCTGAGCCAGGCCCTGCCAGACCTCAGCCCGGTGGTAGATGCCATCACCGATGCGCTGCTGGCGGCCCAGCCACGCCGCCGCTATTACCCAGGTCATGGCCTGGGGCTCATATACTTCATCCACTACTACCTGCCTGAGGGCCTGCGGCAGCGTTTCCTGCAGTCCTTCTTCATCAGTCCCTATGTGCCAAGAGCACTACAGGCTGGCCAGCCTGGCCTTACCTCTGCCCGGGACATAGCCCAGGACCAAGGCCCCAGACTGGACCCCTCTCCCACTGCCCAGTGA